One stretch of Armatimonadota bacterium DNA includes these proteins:
- the flgG gene encoding flagellar basal-body rod protein FlgG yields MIRALWTSATGMMAKQAEIDVIAHNLANVSTPGFKKARAEFQDLMSLGFRAAGAPADNAAVVPTAAQVGLGTRVSAVQRLFAQGDFQYTGNPLDLAIEGDGFFQVRLPDGTLAYTRDGTFKLDAEGRLVTSDGLLLEPNLTIPPGASKITISANGIVSAVLPGESAPTEIGRIEMARFANPAGLEAIGRNLFVPTPASGDPITGQPGAEGMGTLAQGFLESSNVQVVEEMVRMIAAQRAYEAISKVVSTADEMMAQANNMRR; encoded by the coding sequence ATGATCCGCGCGCTGTGGACCTCCGCGACGGGGATGATGGCCAAGCAGGCGGAGATCGACGTGATCGCCCACAACCTCGCCAACGTGAGCACTCCGGGCTTCAAGAAGGCCCGGGCGGAGTTCCAGGACCTCATGTCCCTGGGCTTCCGGGCCGCGGGAGCCCCCGCGGATAACGCCGCGGTGGTGCCCACCGCGGCCCAGGTGGGGCTCGGAACCCGCGTTTCCGCGGTGCAGCGGCTGTTCGCCCAGGGTGACTTCCAGTACACGGGAAACCCCCTCGACCTCGCCATCGAGGGCGATGGGTTCTTCCAGGTTCGGCTCCCCGATGGCACCCTCGCCTACACCCGGGATGGCACGTTCAAGCTGGACGCGGAGGGGAGGCTCGTCACCAGCGACGGCCTGCTCCTCGAGCCCAACCTCACCATCCCCCCGGGCGCCTCCAAGATCACCATCAGCGCAAACGGCATCGTCTCCGCGGTGCTGCCCGGTGAATCCGCACCCACGGAGATCGGCCGGATCGAGATGGCGCGGTTTGCAAATCCCGCGGGGCTTGAGGCCATCGGCCGCAACCTCTTCGTCCCCACGCCCGCGAGCGGGGATCCCATTACGGGCCAGCCCGGCGCGGAGGGGATGGGGACCCTGGCCCAGGGGTTTCTGGAGTCCAGCAACGTGCAGGTGGTGGAGGAGATGGTGCGGATGATCGCGGCCCAGCGGGCGTATGAGGCCATCAGCAAGGTCGTGAGCACCGCGGACGAGATGATGGCCCAAGCCAACAACATGCGGAGGTAG
- a CDS encoding flagellar basal body P-ring protein FlgI translates to MRRGWILLCALLGAVALGVPGAGQEPEVRIKDIARLSGVRANQLFGYGLVVGLAGTGDTSGAFFTVQSVANMLNRLGIVVPPSRLRVRNVAAVMATAELPPFAREGDRLDVTLSSIGDARSLVGGVLLQTPLQAADGNVYAVAQGPVAVGGAGESAGGSKAQINHLTVGRVPGGAVVERAVLSAVAENHVVSVVLLQPDFSTAVRVAEAINRGLGRNLATAVDAARVDVSVPPDYPGGLAAFVARVESLRVRPDVSARVVVNERTGTVVIGGAVRILPVVIAHGNLRIEVQSEPQVSQPPPLSRGETRVVPRTRVTVTPEPGALVPIPGTNSVQDLARALNALGVTPRDLIAILQALKAAGALQGELVIQ, encoded by the coding sequence ATGCGGCGCGGTTGGATTTTGCTGTGCGCGCTCCTCGGGGCGGTGGCCCTGGGCGTTCCGGGGGCCGGGCAGGAGCCGGAGGTGCGCATCAAGGACATCGCGCGGCTGAGCGGAGTGCGCGCCAACCAGCTCTTCGGCTACGGGCTGGTGGTGGGGCTCGCGGGCACCGGGGACACGAGCGGGGCCTTTTTCACCGTGCAGTCCGTGGCCAACATGCTGAACCGGCTCGGCATCGTGGTCCCACCCTCCCGGCTGCGGGTGCGGAACGTGGCCGCGGTCATGGCCACCGCGGAGCTGCCCCCCTTCGCCCGGGAGGGAGACCGCCTGGACGTCACCCTCTCCTCCATCGGGGACGCCCGCAGTCTCGTGGGCGGGGTGCTGCTGCAGACGCCTCTGCAGGCCGCGGACGGGAACGTCTACGCGGTGGCCCAGGGCCCGGTGGCCGTGGGCGGGGCCGGGGAGAGCGCGGGCGGCAGCAAGGCCCAGATCAACCACCTCACCGTGGGTCGGGTGCCGGGCGGAGCCGTGGTGGAGCGGGCGGTTTTGAGCGCCGTGGCCGAGAACCACGTGGTGAGCGTGGTGCTCCTGCAGCCGGACTTCTCCACCGCGGTGCGGGTCGCGGAGGCCATCAACCGGGGGCTGGGGCGGAACCTGGCCACCGCGGTGGATGCGGCCCGAGTGGACGTGAGCGTCCCGCCGGACTACCCCGGTGGGCTTGCGGCCTTCGTGGCCCGGGTGGAGTCCTTACGGGTGCGGCCAGACGTGAGCGCCCGGGTGGTGGTGAACGAGCGCACGGGCACCGTGGTGATCGGCGGCGCGGTGCGCATCCTGCCCGTGGTGATCGCCCACGGCAACCTGCGCATCGAGGTGCAGTCCGAGCCTCAGGTGTCCCAGCCACCGCCCCTCTCCCGGGGCGAGACCCGGGTGGTCCCCCGGACCCGGGTCACCGTGACCCCGGAGCCCGGAGCTCTGGTGCCCATCCCCGGCACCAACTCCGTGCAGGATCTCGCCCGGGCCCTCAACGCCCTCGGGGTGACCCCCCGGGATTTGATCGCCATCCTGCAGGCCCTGAAGGCCGCGGGCGCACTCCAGGGGGAGCTGGTGATCCAGTGA
- a CDS encoding flagellar protein FlaG, protein MQVPPPGPGSPRKPERPEPKPTEERKVQGGNGQESGRSKAPPSALDVAAQFIVDDRTGRVLVRIYDTRTGETIRTIPPSQVVEFLLGSGGFDVRV, encoded by the coding sequence ATGCAGGTCCCTCCGCCGGGTCCGGGAAGCCCGAGGAAACCCGAGCGGCCGGAGCCGAAACCCACGGAGGAGCGAAAGGTCCAGGGTGGGAACGGGCAGGAAAGCGGGCGATCGAAGGCGCCGCCTTCGGCCCTGGACGTGGCCGCACAGTTCATCGTGGACGACCGCACGGGCCGGGTGCTGGTGCGCATCTACGACACGCGCACCGGGGAGACCATCCGGACCATCCCCCCAAGTCAAGTGGTGGAGTTCCTGCTGGGGTCCGGCGGCTTTGATGTGCGGGTGTAG
- the fliW gene encoding flagellar assembly protein FliW: MEIRTRHWGLQEVAEDRVIRFPEGIPGFPHCRRFVLLGEEGSAFLWLQAVDDPEVALPVTDPFRLFVDYEVPLEEEDVETLGVSDPREVAVLVVITVRTDPLQATANLAAPLLINAASRIGRQKILAHASYSVREPIPLG, from the coding sequence GTGGAGATCCGGACCCGCCACTGGGGACTGCAGGAGGTCGCGGAGGACCGGGTGATCCGCTTCCCGGAAGGGATCCCGGGCTTTCCGCACTGTCGGCGGTTCGTGCTCCTGGGGGAGGAGGGGAGCGCCTTCCTGTGGCTGCAGGCGGTGGACGATCCGGAGGTGGCGTTGCCCGTGACCGATCCCTTCCGTCTCTTCGTGGACTACGAGGTCCCCCTGGAGGAGGAAGACGTGGAGACCCTCGGAGTCTCGGATCCCCGGGAGGTGGCGGTGCTGGTGGTGATCACCGTGCGCACAGATCCCCTCCAGGCCACCGCAAACCTCGCGGCTCCTCTCCTGATCAACGCCGCCTCCCGGATCGGCCGCCAGAAGATCCTGGCGCACGCCTCGTACTCGGTGCGCGAGCCCATTCCTCTCGGCTGA
- the flgK gene encoding flagellar hook-associated protein FlgK, whose product MTSFATLELLRRALAAQQQAMDVTGHNIANVNTPGYTRQEVVLSSQPPPGGLSRFGATLLVGGGVRVAALRQARDAFLDRQLRGAQQSSAEWKARADFWSQVEAIFPEPSDSGLGELLSRFWNAWQEVSLNPESLAARTSLAQQAQMLADALRQSAQRLVELRQHLDAVATGHVQRVNQIGRELANLNTQISRLELSGQRALDLRDHRDQLLAELEELVDVTYTETETGELLVYLQGRELVGPGGRATEIGIEPPPPGGVHGFRWPDGEALAVRRGTLAAVLQARDGDIGTLRERLDQLARNLIERVNDLHDDGFDLDGLPGGPFFEGSDAGTIRVADAIREDPRRIAAASTWTGDGEPGNGGVALRIAQLRGSEDLDGLYRMLVTEVGVRAQESDRQVAYRDLLTDQLRLRREATSGVSLDEEMTNMLRYQHAYEAAARMVRTVDEMIRTLLGMVGG is encoded by the coding sequence GTGACGTCCTTTGCCACCCTGGAGCTGCTGCGGCGGGCCCTTGCGGCCCAGCAGCAGGCCATGGACGTCACCGGCCACAACATCGCCAACGTGAACACCCCGGGCTACACGCGGCAGGAGGTCGTGCTGAGTAGCCAGCCGCCTCCCGGTGGCCTGTCCCGATTCGGGGCCACCCTCCTGGTGGGAGGCGGGGTCCGGGTGGCGGCCCTCCGGCAGGCCCGGGATGCGTTCTTGGACCGGCAGCTGCGCGGGGCCCAGCAGAGCTCCGCGGAATGGAAGGCCCGGGCGGACTTCTGGTCTCAAGTGGAAGCGATCTTCCCGGAGCCTTCCGACAGCGGCCTCGGAGAGCTTCTGAGCCGGTTCTGGAACGCGTGGCAGGAGGTGAGCCTGAATCCGGAGTCGCTCGCGGCCCGCACCTCCCTCGCGCAGCAGGCCCAGATGCTGGCGGATGCCCTGCGGCAGTCCGCGCAGCGCCTCGTGGAACTCCGCCAGCATCTGGACGCGGTGGCCACGGGCCACGTCCAACGCGTAAACCAGATCGGCCGGGAGCTCGCGAACCTCAACACCCAGATCAGCCGTCTGGAACTTTCCGGCCAGCGGGCCCTGGACCTGCGGGACCACCGGGACCAGCTCCTGGCGGAATTGGAGGAGCTCGTGGACGTCACCTACACGGAGACGGAGACCGGAGAGCTCCTGGTGTACCTGCAGGGGCGGGAGCTCGTGGGGCCCGGTGGCCGGGCCACGGAGATCGGAATCGAGCCTCCGCCGCCCGGCGGGGTGCACGGGTTCCGGTGGCCGGACGGGGAGGCGCTGGCGGTCCGCCGCGGGACCCTGGCTGCGGTGCTGCAGGCGAGGGACGGGGACATCGGGACGCTCCGCGAACGGCTCGATCAGTTGGCCCGTAACCTCATCGAGCGGGTGAACGACCTGCACGACGACGGGTTTGACCTGGACGGTCTCCCCGGAGGGCCCTTCTTCGAGGGCTCCGACGCCGGCACCATCCGGGTGGCGGATGCCATCCGGGAGGATCCCCGGAGAATCGCGGCCGCCAGCACCTGGACCGGGGACGGCGAACCTGGCAACGGCGGGGTCGCCCTCCGGATCGCGCAGCTGCGGGGCAGCGAGGACCTCGACGGGCTTTACCGGATGCTGGTGACGGAAGTGGGCGTGCGGGCCCAGGAATCGGACCGCCAGGTGGCCTACCGGGACCTGCTGACGGACCAGCTGCGGCTGCGGCGCGAGGCCACGAGCGGCGTCTCCCTGGATGAGGAGATGACCAACATGCTGCGCTACCAGCACGCATATGAGGCCGCGGCCCGCATGGTGCGGACCGTGGACGAGATGATCCGGACCCTGCTGGGGATGGTGGGCGGCTGA
- the csrA gene encoding carbon storage regulator CsrA, with the protein MLVLTRKLNEAVRIGAEVEVRVLGIEGGQVRLGIQAPRWIPVHREEVYREIQLENREAAQTAPEALRTALRAAAPDP; encoded by the coding sequence GTGCTCGTGCTCACCCGGAAGCTGAACGAGGCCGTCCGCATCGGAGCGGAGGTGGAGGTCCGGGTGCTGGGCATCGAGGGGGGGCAGGTGAGGTTGGGCATCCAGGCGCCCCGCTGGATCCCCGTGCACCGGGAGGAAGTGTACCGGGAGATCCAGCTCGAAAACCGCGAGGCCGCGCAGACTGCACCAGAGGCCCTGCGCACGGCCCTACGAGCTGCGGCCCCCGACCCTTAA
- the fliD gene encoding flagellar filament capping protein FliD: MSTFSIDGLISGLNTTEVINKLLEIERAPIQKLEARKSEANLRLSAWRTLNTKLTTLEERAGALALSSTYQAAKATTSDPKVAVASAAVGAVPGTYTLTVNHLVSTHQLSTDTYADKDAQVFGTGTVTITVNGVSTDVAIADGQNSLSGIAAALNASGAGVYAAVMQVDGGYRLVLTSRTSGAAGAISVDTSGLVGGSEVLSFPHELSPAQDAEVVLGSGAGAVVVHRPSNVVTDLLPGVTLALAATGTVTVTVEQDLEAVKKAVRDFVAAYNDVADSLAQYGRYNPETKQRGALQGDGTLQRIQAELPDAVLRTEVTGQALKRLSDLGVRMGRDGKLTLDESKLADALQGRLSEARRVLEAAGGRLRDVADNLTKVNGPVWLAIDALNSRIRGYDQQITRWEDRVERKREQLVRMFTELEKALGQLRSQGDWLAQQIRNLGGSNR; this comes from the coding sequence GTGTCCACCTTCAGCATCGACGGCCTGATCTCGGGCCTGAACACCACGGAGGTCATCAACAAGCTCCTGGAGATCGAGCGGGCGCCGATCCAGAAGCTGGAGGCCCGCAAGAGCGAGGCCAACCTGAGGCTTTCCGCCTGGCGGACGCTCAACACGAAGCTGACGACCCTGGAAGAGCGGGCCGGGGCCCTGGCCCTGTCTTCGACCTACCAGGCCGCGAAGGCCACCACGAGCGACCCGAAGGTGGCCGTGGCCTCCGCCGCGGTCGGCGCGGTCCCCGGGACGTACACCCTGACGGTCAACCACCTCGTATCCACCCACCAGCTCAGCACCGACACGTATGCGGACAAGGACGCTCAGGTGTTCGGGACAGGGACGGTCACCATCACGGTGAACGGGGTTTCCACGGACGTGGCCATCGCGGACGGTCAGAACTCCCTGAGCGGGATCGCCGCGGCCCTCAACGCCTCCGGCGCCGGCGTGTACGCGGCGGTGATGCAGGTGGACGGCGGCTACAGGCTCGTGCTCACCTCCCGCACGTCCGGGGCGGCGGGTGCCATCTCCGTGGACACGAGCGGGCTGGTGGGCGGAAGCGAGGTCCTGAGCTTCCCCCACGAGCTGAGCCCGGCCCAGGACGCGGAGGTGGTGCTGGGCAGCGGTGCGGGAGCCGTGGTCGTGCACAGGCCTTCGAACGTGGTCACGGACCTGCTGCCCGGGGTCACCCTCGCCCTGGCGGCTACCGGCACGGTCACCGTGACCGTGGAGCAGGACCTGGAGGCCGTGAAGAAAGCGGTGCGGGACTTCGTGGCCGCCTACAACGACGTGGCCGACAGCCTCGCCCAGTACGGGCGGTACAACCCGGAGACGAAGCAGCGCGGGGCCCTGCAGGGCGACGGGACCCTCCAGCGGATCCAAGCCGAGCTCCCGGACGCGGTCCTGCGCACCGAGGTCACCGGCCAGGCCCTCAAGCGCCTGAGCGACCTCGGGGTGCGGATGGGAAGGGACGGGAAGCTCACCCTGGACGAGTCGAAGCTCGCCGACGCCCTGCAGGGCCGGCTGTCCGAAGCCCGGCGGGTCCTGGAGGCCGCGGGCGGCAGGCTGCGGGATGTGGCGGACAACCTGACCAAGGTGAACGGGCCCGTGTGGCTGGCCATCGACGCCCTGAACAGCCGCATCCGCGGCTACGACCAGCAGATCACGCGGTGGGAGGACCGGGTGGAGCGCAAGCGGGAGCAGCTCGTACGGATGTTCACGGAGCTCGAAAAGGCCCTGGGCCAGCTGCGCAGCCAGGGAGACTGGCTCGCTCAACAGATCCGAAATCTGGGAGGAAGCAACCGATGA
- the flgL gene encoding flagellar hook-associated protein FlgL: MRVTLHSLTLNFLRNLNADLERLLKLQEQLATGKRMHRPSDDPPNLPPVLGMRDALNAVQQYGRNLQDTKTLLDAGQRALQDAVQGVHRLRELAIQGANGTLSAPDMQALAKEVRELREELVALGNTQVAGKYLFGGTRTTQPPFDAGGNYLGNSDRVRREVDRGIEIEATVPGDLAFSQALSAAEALQSALESGEHDAVRATLSGLDGALDQLLAALAELGARANRVEVVQSRMEELEVGLRELLSVREDVDIAEVVVRLQTEENVYRAALAAGARLIQPSLVDFLR, from the coding sequence ATGCGGGTCACGCTCCATAGCCTCACCCTGAACTTTTTGCGCAACCTGAACGCGGACCTGGAGCGGCTCCTGAAGCTTCAGGAGCAGCTCGCCACCGGCAAGCGCATGCACCGCCCCTCCGACGACCCCCCCAACCTCCCACCCGTCCTGGGCATGCGGGATGCCCTCAACGCGGTGCAGCAGTACGGCCGCAACCTCCAGGACACCAAGACCCTCCTCGATGCGGGCCAGCGGGCCCTTCAGGACGCGGTCCAGGGAGTGCACCGGCTCCGGGAGCTCGCGATCCAGGGCGCGAACGGTACCCTGTCGGCCCCGGACATGCAGGCCCTCGCCAAAGAGGTCAGAGAGCTCCGGGAGGAGCTCGTGGCGTTGGGCAACACGCAGGTGGCCGGGAAGTACCTCTTCGGCGGCACCCGCACCACCCAGCCGCCCTTCGACGCGGGCGGGAATTACCTGGGGAACAGCGACCGGGTCCGCCGGGAGGTGGATCGGGGGATCGAGATCGAGGCCACGGTGCCGGGAGACCTCGCCTTCTCGCAGGCCCTCTCCGCGGCGGAGGCCCTGCAGAGCGCCCTGGAGTCCGGAGAACACGATGCGGTGCGGGCCACGCTCTCAGGGCTCGACGGCGCCCTGGATCAGCTCCTCGCGGCCCTGGCGGAGCTGGGTGCCCGGGCGAACCGGGTAGAGGTGGTGCAGTCGCGCATGGAGGAGCTGGAAGTCGGGCTGCGAGAACTGCTGAGCGTGCGGGAGGACGTGGACATCGCGGAGGTGGTGGTTCGGTTGCAGACGGAGGAGAACGTCTACCGGGCGGCCCTGGCCGCGGGTGCGCGCTTGATCCAGCCCTCCCTCGTGGACTTCCTGAGGTAG
- a CDS encoding flagellar basal body L-ring protein FlgH, which yields MWCRRSRWRWCSEIACLVALLAAPASARSLWPSDSPSLFTDPRAGAVGDLVTVVVTEGISVQTQSRTNTSRSVSLDLGGGSGALSLFPAAGFESGQGASSSRAVGSTVGVQARITLRVVEVLPQGVLRLAGERELLLRDEPYRLRITGFVRRVDIQGDNTVPSDRLSDVRIVLEGPRRPFSGNNPLQWVLDGFGALLRFLFSWLE from the coding sequence GTGTGGTGCAGGCGGAGCAGGTGGCGGTGGTGTTCTGAGATCGCATGCCTCGTGGCGCTGCTGGCCGCACCCGCCTCCGCGCGCTCCCTGTGGCCTTCGGACAGCCCCTCTCTCTTCACGGACCCGCGGGCCGGAGCGGTGGGGGATCTCGTGACCGTGGTGGTGACGGAGGGCATCTCCGTCCAGACCCAGAGCCGCACCAACACCTCCCGGTCCGTCTCCCTGGATCTGGGCGGCGGGAGCGGGGCGTTGAGCCTCTTTCCCGCGGCGGGGTTCGAATCCGGGCAAGGCGCGAGCAGCAGCCGGGCGGTGGGGAGCACCGTGGGCGTGCAGGCCCGGATCACCCTGCGGGTGGTGGAGGTGCTGCCCCAGGGCGTGCTGCGGCTCGCGGGAGAGCGGGAACTTCTGCTGCGGGATGAGCCATATCGGTTGCGGATCACGGGGTTCGTGCGGCGGGTGGACATCCAGGGCGACAACACCGTCCCTTCAGACCGGCTCTCGGACGTGCGCATCGTGCTGGAAGGGCCGCGGCGTCCCTTTTCGGGCAACAACCCGCTGCAGTGGGTCCTCGACGGGTTCGGGGCACTCCTGCGGTTCCTGTTCAGCTGGCTGGAGTAG
- a CDS encoding flagellar protein FlgN, with protein MNDPFETVVGLLDEEIEAHRRLLELARAEQRALVRGDAEAVGRLVAEQERLSAEIRSLERARLQLLELLADREGRPVRELTLAELARLSPPEVARRFEHQRAVLAQLLRELADVNKANALLISSHLQYVRTVVSLLAGTHDGPVSLRVDQVV; from the coding sequence ATGAACGATCCGTTTGAGACCGTGGTCGGGCTGCTGGACGAGGAGATCGAGGCCCACCGGAGGCTGCTGGAGCTCGCGCGGGCGGAGCAGCGGGCCCTGGTGCGGGGGGATGCGGAGGCCGTGGGAAGGCTCGTGGCGGAGCAGGAGCGGTTGAGCGCGGAGATCCGGAGCCTGGAGCGGGCCCGGCTGCAGCTCCTGGAGCTGCTGGCGGACCGGGAAGGGCGGCCCGTGCGGGAGCTCACCCTCGCGGAGCTCGCCCGCCTCAGCCCGCCGGAGGTGGCCCGGCGGTTCGAGCACCAACGGGCGGTGCTGGCGCAGCTGTTGCGGGAACTCGCGGACGTAAACAAGGCGAACGCGCTCCTCATCTCCTCCCACCTGCAGTACGTGCGGACCGTGGTTTCCCTGCTCGCGGGCACCCACGATGGCCCCGTGAGCCTCCGGGTGGACCAGGTGGTCTAG
- the fliS gene encoding flagellar export chaperone FliS produces MRSAALAYKASHASTATPGELVVMLYDGALRFLDEAIRAYRSGDEAAAHQAVVRAEQVVLELMACLDLRYELAQRLLSLYRYLFERLGEARRNRDPVELERLRGWFGELREAWAQAEHKLRTGVH; encoded by the coding sequence ATGAGGTCCGCCGCGCTCGCCTACAAAGCTTCGCACGCCTCCACCGCCACGCCCGGCGAGCTCGTGGTGATGCTCTACGACGGCGCCCTGCGGTTTCTGGACGAGGCCATCCGCGCCTACCGCTCGGGCGACGAGGCGGCCGCCCACCAGGCGGTGGTTCGGGCGGAGCAGGTGGTGCTGGAGCTCATGGCCTGTCTTGACCTCCGGTACGAGCTCGCGCAGCGGCTCCTGAGCCTCTACCGGTACCTTTTCGAACGGCTGGGCGAGGCCCGGCGCAACCGGGATCCCGTGGAGCTCGAGCGTCTGCGGGGGTGGTTCGGGGAGCTGCGGGAGGCGTGGGCTCAGGCGGAGCACAAACTCCGGACAGGGGTGCACTGA
- a CDS encoding flagella basal body P-ring formation protein FlgA: protein MKPLALAGLLLALATPPATVTVRLRGSAVVESPEVTLGELAALSGPERMVRALERMVVRTDLRPGQLLRISAREILDALAQAGFDTTRLRLTGAREVVVRRTDRSAAVRRGSAVRVVAAVGLVRVSAPGVALESGDLGQVIRVRVIPTRKEVAARVVQAEQVAVVF from the coding sequence GTGAAGCCCCTCGCCCTTGCAGGTCTCCTCCTGGCCCTGGCCACACCTCCGGCCACCGTCACGGTGCGGTTGCGGGGAAGCGCCGTGGTGGAAAGCCCGGAGGTCACCCTGGGAGAACTCGCCGCCCTCTCGGGCCCGGAGCGCATGGTGCGGGCTCTGGAGCGGATGGTGGTGCGCACAGACCTCCGGCCCGGACAACTCCTGCGGATCTCCGCCCGCGAGATCCTGGACGCCCTCGCGCAGGCGGGGTTTGACACCACCCGCCTCCGCCTCACGGGGGCCCGGGAGGTGGTGGTGCGACGCACGGACCGGTCCGCCGCGGTGCGTCGGGGGAGCGCGGTGCGGGTGGTGGCCGCGGTGGGCCTCGTTCGGGTAAGCGCGCCCGGCGTGGCCCTGGAGAGCGGGGACCTGGGACAGGTGATCCGGGTTCGGGTGATTCCCACGCGGAAGGAGGTGGCGGCCCGTGTGGTGCAGGCGGAGCAGGTGGCGGTGGTGTTCTGA
- a CDS encoding flagellin encodes MGLRINQNIAALNAHRNLVATDNALSKSLERLSSGFRINRAADDAAGLAISEKLRAQVRGLAQAIRNAQDGISMIQTAEGALNEVHAMLQRMRELALQAANDTLSNEDRAAINQEIQQLRAEIDNVSSRTTFNGKKLLDGSLVTSLNASSELRDNLAITGGTESAFVTKVDVSAARPGTTYTLTGSGTSLTLTRADGVAQTITVSGISAGGSQVLDFSQLGVKITVASSGGITGANLVTALTNTANDTITTAAGSGSANFQVGPAAGDSISVSFAKVDVAALGLTTALDNFNTTQSVANAQALVTALDAAVNTVSTQRGKYGAAQNRLEHTVASLGVAQENMSAAESRIRDVDMAQEMVQFTRNQILLQAGTAMLAQANAAPQVVLQLLR; translated from the coding sequence ATGGGACTCAGGATCAATCAGAACATCGCCGCGCTCAACGCCCACCGGAACCTGGTGGCCACGGACAACGCGTTGAGCAAGTCGCTGGAGAGGCTCAGCAGCGGCTTCCGCATCAACCGCGCCGCGGACGACGCAGCAGGGCTCGCCATCTCGGAGAAGCTGCGGGCCCAGGTGCGGGGGCTCGCGCAGGCCATCCGGAACGCCCAGGACGGCATCTCCATGATCCAGACCGCGGAAGGAGCCTTGAACGAGGTCCACGCCATGCTCCAGCGCATGCGGGAGCTGGCACTGCAGGCCGCCAACGACACCCTCTCGAACGAGGACCGGGCCGCCATCAACCAGGAGATCCAGCAGCTACGTGCGGAGATCGATAACGTCAGTAGCCGGACCACCTTCAACGGCAAGAAGCTGCTGGACGGCTCCCTGGTCACATCCCTGAACGCCTCCAGCGAACTTCGGGACAACCTAGCGATCACGGGCGGCACGGAGTCCGCGTTTGTGACCAAAGTGGACGTGAGTGCGGCCAGGCCTGGAACCACCTACACGCTGACGGGCAGCGGCACCTCCCTCACCCTGACCCGGGCGGATGGGGTCGCGCAGACCATCACCGTGAGTGGAATCAGCGCGGGTGGGAGTCAGGTCCTGGACTTCAGCCAGCTGGGCGTGAAGATCACGGTGGCCTCAAGCGGCGGGATTACGGGAGCCAACTTGGTGACGGCGCTGACCAACACGGCGAACGACACCATCACGACGGCCGCAGGGTCGGGGAGCGCCAACTTCCAGGTGGGGCCGGCGGCAGGCGACTCCATCAGCGTGTCGTTCGCGAAGGTGGACGTGGCGGCCCTCGGGTTGACCACCGCGTTGGACAACTTCAACACGACCCAGAGCGTGGCCAACGCACAGGCGCTGGTGACGGCTCTGGACGCGGCCGTGAACACGGTGTCCACGCAGCGGGGGAAGTACGGAGCGGCCCAGAACCGGCTGGAGCACACCGTGGCGAGCCTGGGCGTGGCGCAGGAGAACATGAGCGCGGCGGAGTCGCGGATCCGGGACGTGGACATGGCGCAGGAGATGGTGCAGTTCACCCGCAACCAGATCCTGCTGCAGGCCGGCACCGCCATGCTGGCGCAGGCGAACGCCGCGCCGCAGGTGGTCCTGCAGCTGCTGCGGTAG
- a CDS encoding rod-binding protein, producing the protein MRAEPVYATGEDQKLVRLRRVTQEFEAVLLTHMLRTMRRAAESLGSHEPFAGRSTWQELLDESFALALAQAGGLGLARILEEALRRR; encoded by the coding sequence ATGCGCGCCGAACCGGTGTATGCAACGGGGGAGGATCAGAAGCTGGTGCGGCTCCGGCGGGTCACCCAGGAGTTCGAGGCGGTGCTGCTCACCCACATGCTGCGGACCATGCGCCGGGCCGCGGAAAGCCTCGGTTCGCACGAGCCCTTCGCGGGCCGGAGCACCTGGCAGGAGCTGCTGGACGAGTCCTTCGCCCTCGCTTTGGCTCAGGCGGGAGGACTGGGCCTCGCCCGAATCCTCGAGGAGGCCCTGCGGAGGCGATGA